The following proteins are co-located in the Microplitis demolitor isolate Queensland-Clemson2020A chromosome 5, iyMicDemo2.1a, whole genome shotgun sequence genome:
- the LOC103571962 gene encoding AP-3 complex subunit mu-1, with protein sequence MINSLFIINSSGDVFMEKHWKSAVARSLCDYFFDQQRRVLSPENTPPVIATPHHYLISIYRCHMFFVAVCTTEVPPLFVIEFLHRVVDTFEDYFNECTETIIKENYVVVYELLDEMLDNGFPLATESNILKELIKPPNILRTIANTVTGKSNVSAVLPSGQLSNIPWRRTGVKYTNNEAYFDVVEEVDAIIDRTGATVFAEIQGYVDCCIKLSGMPDLTLSFMNPRLFDDVSFHPCVRFKRWESERILSFIPPDGNFRLLSYHIGSQSIVAIPIYVRHNISLKEPGGGRLDITVGPKQTVGRTVENVTLEIPMPKIVLNCTLVPNQGKYSFDPVSKVLFWDIGRIDVSKLPNLRGSITIQNGASFSESNPAINVHFTINQLAVSGLKVSGLDMYGEKYKPFKGVKYITKAGKFQIRM encoded by the exons atgattaacagccttttcattataaattcttCCGG agatgTATTTATGGAGAAGCATTGGAAGAGCGCAGTTGCTCGATCTTTATGTGATTACTTTTTCGATCAACAAAGAAGAGTTTTATCTCCTGAAAATACTCCACCAGTTATTGCTACACCccatcattatttaattagtatttatcgGTGTCATATGTTTTTCGTTGCTGTATGTACGACAGAag ttcCGCCGTTATttgttattgaatttttacacAGAGTTGTGGACACGTTCGAAGATTATTTCAATGAATGCACTGAGactattattaaagaaaattatgttgTTGTCTATGAGTTATTAGATGAAATGTTAGATAACGGGTTTCCTTTGGCTACtgaatcaaatattttgaaagagCTAATAAAACCACCAAATATTTTAAGAACGATTGCTAATACAGTTACGGGAAAATCCaa tgtGAGTGCAGTTTTACCTAGTGGTCAATTATCTAATATTCCTTGGAGAAGAACAGGCGTTAAGTATACTAATAATGAAGCTTACTTCGATGTTGTAGAAGAAGTTGATGCAATAATTGATCGAACTGGTGCTACAGTTTTTGCTGAAATTCAAGGATAT gttGACTGCTGTATTAAATTAAGTGGAATGCCAGATCTTACGTTGTCTTTTATGAATCCACGATTATTTGATGATGTCAGTTTTCATCCGTGTGTTAGATTTAAACGTTGGgag tcaGAGCGTATACTCTCATTCATTCCGCCTGACGGTAATTTCCGATTACTTTCATACCACATTGGATCACAAAGTATTGTAGCAATTCCAATTTACGTAAGACATAATATAAGCTTAAAAGAACCAGGCGGTGGTAGATTAGATATAACAGTTGGACCTAAACAAACTGTTGGCCGAACA gtcGAAAATGTAACACTCGAAATACCGATGCcgaaaattgttttgaattgtACTTTAGTACCAAATCAAGGTAAGTATTCATTTGATCCTGTTAGCAAAGTATTATTTTGGGATATTGGACGCATAGATGTTTCAAAATTACCAAATTTACGTGGATCAATTACCATACAAAATGGAGCATCGTTTTCTGAATCAAATCCTGCGATTAAT GTTCATTTCACAATAAATCAATTAGCCGTTTCTGGTTTGAAAGTAAGCGGTTTGGACATGTAtggtgaaaaatataaaccatTTAAAGGCGTTAAGTATATTACTAAAGCTGGGAAATTCCAGATTCGAATGTAA